In the Streptobacillus moniliformis DSM 12112 genome, one interval contains:
- the purE gene encoding 5-(carboxyamino)imidazole ribonucleotide mutase yields the protein MQVAIIFGSRSDLNVMKGASNVLKEFDIKYEAFILSAHRVPELLEETIKEIEEKGCEVIIAGAGLAAHLPGVIASKTILPVIGVPINASLGGIDSLYSIVQMPKGIPVATVGIDNSYNAGMLAVQILSVKHLEIKEMLIRFRKEMKEKFKLDNEVKVEI from the coding sequence ATGCAAGTAGCAATAATTTTTGGAAGTAGATCAGATCTAAATGTTATGAAGGGAGCATCAAATGTTTTAAAGGAATTTGATATTAAATATGAAGCCTTTATTCTTTCAGCACATAGAGTGCCAGAACTATTAGAAGAAACTATAAAAGAAATAGAAGAGAAAGGTTGTGAGGTAATAATTGCAGGGGCAGGTCTTGCGGCACATCTTCCAGGTGTAATTGCTTCAAAAACTATTTTACCTGTAATAGGAGTACCTATTAATGCTTCTCTTGGTGGAATTGATTCACTTTATTCTATAGTACAAATGCCTAAAGGAATACCTGTTGCAACAGTTGGAATAGATAATTCATATAATGCTGGTATGTTAGCAGTTCAGATTTTATCTGTAAAACATTTAGAAATAAAAGAGATGCTTATAAGATTTAGAAAAGAAATGAAAGAAAAATTTAAACTTGATAATGAGGTAAAGGTAGAAATTTAA